A stretch of the Pseudobacteriovorax antillogorgiicola genome encodes the following:
- a CDS encoding M14 family zinc carboxypeptidase produces the protein MNRLLAFTLLILPIASALSQTRVTIKQSTVSELTGKQSKSVQGRNIDVFTAKIPGNERTPYRFFLQAGLHGNESLTTDFVHWLIGRLRSGVSPLSKLPAGSEIDLIPEANPDSSKRYRNNANNVNLNRNFSILWGVSKEPMGDKPFSEPETQAIKRLFGKRKYISAIDIHGYLNWVILPSDIGKSVKQSPLNYDRWSSAAETHSEELPGYFLKKAGELGDGGAFEDWAYWDQNVYALCLEMRYPFRHFRYRHHQNFDSFASYETYIFKMFETSIKLQPNPLQYAFDVIPSDPWSNVSPTEIPAH, from the coding sequence GTGAATCGTCTTCTTGCATTTACATTGCTGATTTTGCCTATTGCCTCAGCCTTGAGCCAAACACGGGTAACAATCAAGCAATCGACTGTTTCCGAACTCACCGGAAAGCAGTCAAAATCAGTGCAAGGACGAAATATCGATGTTTTCACAGCGAAAATTCCAGGAAATGAACGAACACCTTATCGCTTCTTCCTTCAGGCGGGTCTACACGGTAATGAGAGCCTCACAACGGATTTCGTCCATTGGCTAATAGGTAGGTTACGGTCTGGAGTCAGCCCTCTCTCAAAGCTCCCTGCAGGATCAGAAATCGACCTCATTCCTGAGGCAAACCCTGACTCAAGCAAGCGTTATAGAAACAATGCAAATAATGTGAATCTAAACCGAAACTTCAGCATTCTCTGGGGGGTTTCAAAAGAGCCTATGGGCGACAAGCCTTTCAGTGAACCCGAAACGCAAGCTATAAAGAGATTGTTTGGCAAACGAAAGTATATTTCTGCCATTGATATTCATGGTTATCTGAACTGGGTCATCCTTCCCTCAGACATAGGCAAATCAGTCAAACAAAGCCCCTTGAACTACGACCGTTGGAGTTCAGCTGCCGAAACGCACTCTGAGGAGCTGCCTGGCTACTTCTTAAAAAAAGCAGGTGAGCTAGGAGATGGTGGTGCCTTTGAGGATTGGGCCTATTGGGATCAAAACGTTTATGCTTTATGCCTTGAGATGCGCTACCCTTTTCGTCACTTCAGATACCGCCATCATCAGAACTTTGACTCTTTTGCCAGCTACGAAACATATATCTTCAAGATGTTTGAAACTTCGATCAAGCTGCAGCCCAACCCGCTGCAATATGCTTTCGATGTTATTCCTTCGGATCCATGGTCAAACGTCTCGCCCACAGAGATACCTGCGCACTGA
- the speE gene encoding polyamine aminopropyltransferase, which produces MHLWFQEEDDSSLRFGYRVSDVLFRGQSEFQTVDVIETEAYGRMLLIDGLVMITERDEFVYHEMIAHVPALLHNKPEKVVVIGGGDGGTVRELLKHPEIKEVVLCEIDGLVVDTAKKYFPQTAACLSDPRVSVKIADGIAYLKDHQPDSLDLVIIDSTDPIGPGEGLFTKDFYKSVARALKSDGLMVCQSESPWYEENIHQRIQNNLSAGFAHTKPYVGCVPTYPRGLWSWTMAAQYEINPENYSCERFNKLPTEDFQYLNEALMLACFALPNFFKRKLGLK; this is translated from the coding sequence ATGCATTTGTGGTTTCAGGAGGAGGATGACTCCTCGTTGCGTTTTGGATATCGTGTCAGCGATGTTCTTTTTAGAGGACAATCAGAGTTTCAAACCGTCGATGTGATCGAAACGGAAGCATACGGACGGATGCTTTTAATCGATGGTCTAGTGATGATCACCGAGAGAGACGAGTTTGTTTATCACGAAATGATTGCTCATGTCCCAGCGCTGCTCCATAATAAGCCAGAAAAAGTGGTTGTCATTGGAGGTGGCGATGGTGGTACTGTGCGAGAGCTTCTCAAGCACCCTGAGATTAAAGAAGTCGTGCTATGTGAGATTGATGGGCTCGTTGTCGATACCGCTAAGAAATATTTTCCTCAAACAGCAGCGTGTCTAAGCGATCCGAGAGTTTCGGTTAAAATTGCCGATGGGATTGCTTACCTTAAAGATCATCAACCGGATTCTCTTGATCTGGTAATCATAGACTCTACCGATCCTATTGGGCCTGGAGAGGGTTTATTTACAAAAGATTTCTATAAGTCCGTTGCCCGAGCCCTAAAGTCAGATGGTCTCATGGTTTGCCAATCTGAATCTCCATGGTATGAAGAGAATATTCATCAACGAATCCAAAACAACTTGTCAGCTGGCTTCGCTCATACGAAGCCTTATGTCGGCTGTGTTCCAACATATCCACGTGGGCTTTGGTCCTGGACGATGGCCGCACAATATGAAATTAATCCTGAGAATTATAGCTGTGAGCGCTTCAATAAGCTTCCTACCGAAGATTTTCAATACCTTAATGAAGCTCTTATGTTGGCCTGTTTTGCCTTACCAAACTTTTTTAAGCGTAAACTTGGTTTAAAGTAG
- a CDS encoding ABC transporter substrate-binding protein, producing MKLTTVTLITFLSALAPSFGNLQASSINNSNSIYLGLESQVRSFDPRNNVDANSQYLESLVHCSLIDFDPGGTTMPSLAIDTPSWSKDGLTMKVKIKDAVKFSDGTTVTAKDVAATYQSLISENLARSGAFRGVKSVSAEGPYTVAFQLNEPDATFESNLVVGILPEKFVKSKKTADKDTPGCGAYVIAEQQIGELTLKRNSQYSLGPKAKMEHILIKVVKSEKTRFAKLRTGELDIVQNTINRDLVKKVEREYPQLTVLRRPALKTTYLGFNMRDSITGNPKVRQAIAKAVERQPIIQHILGGLATPAQTMLPPDSPFYFDGLSKSTLDLAGANKLLDKAGFKKKGRYRFTLSYKTTTNATRINIARAIASQLKKIGIKVKVEPMEWGRFKQDVEKGRVQLWGLTWVGFKDPDIYRYAFASDSTPPNGGNRGWYSNPTLDKLLAEGRQTFNPEERRATYHKVQKILDEDKPYIFLWHEENFAIVNKKVKGFEIYADGRFNALTKASKQ from the coding sequence ATGAAGCTCACAACGGTCACTTTGATAACTTTCCTGTCTGCTCTTGCTCCCAGTTTCGGAAACTTGCAGGCAAGCAGTATAAATAACAGTAATTCTATCTACTTAGGCCTAGAAAGCCAAGTTCGGTCGTTCGACCCTAGAAACAACGTCGATGCCAACAGCCAGTATCTGGAAAGCCTAGTTCACTGCTCATTGATTGATTTTGACCCTGGTGGAACTACCATGCCGTCACTAGCAATTGACACACCAAGTTGGAGTAAAGATGGCTTAACCATGAAAGTTAAAATTAAAGATGCCGTGAAATTTAGTGATGGGACCACCGTCACTGCAAAAGATGTCGCTGCAACCTACCAGTCTCTGATTTCGGAAAACTTGGCCCGCTCAGGAGCTTTTCGTGGAGTAAAAAGTGTTTCTGCTGAAGGACCGTATACTGTTGCCTTCCAACTCAACGAACCTGACGCAACATTTGAATCAAATTTAGTGGTCGGGATTCTCCCAGAAAAATTCGTTAAGTCAAAAAAAACAGCAGACAAGGACACTCCTGGATGTGGCGCGTACGTCATCGCTGAACAGCAAATCGGTGAACTTACACTAAAGAGAAATTCACAGTACTCCCTAGGCCCCAAGGCTAAGATGGAGCATATTCTGATCAAAGTCGTCAAAAGTGAAAAAACCAGATTTGCGAAGTTAAGAACAGGCGAACTCGATATTGTTCAGAATACGATCAACCGCGATCTCGTCAAAAAAGTGGAAAGGGAGTACCCGCAGCTCACGGTACTACGTCGCCCCGCCTTGAAGACCACCTATCTTGGCTTCAATATGCGCGATTCGATAACGGGCAACCCAAAGGTTCGACAAGCGATTGCAAAGGCCGTGGAAAGACAGCCTATCATCCAGCATATATTGGGAGGTCTCGCGACTCCAGCCCAAACCATGCTGCCACCAGACTCCCCTTTCTACTTTGATGGTCTCAGCAAATCCACCTTAGACCTTGCAGGGGCAAACAAATTACTGGACAAAGCCGGGTTTAAGAAAAAAGGCCGATATCGCTTCACTCTGAGCTACAAGACCACGACAAATGCAACTCGGATCAATATTGCTAGAGCCATTGCTAGTCAGTTGAAGAAGATCGGTATCAAAGTTAAGGTTGAACCCATGGAGTGGGGGCGGTTTAAACAAGATGTAGAAAAAGGCCGCGTACAACTCTGGGGGCTGACTTGGGTAGGCTTCAAAGACCCAGACATCTATCGCTACGCATTCGCCAGCGATAGCACGCCACCGAACGGAGGCAACCGCGGCTGGTACTCTAACCCTACTTTGGACAAGCTACTAGCAGAGGGGCGTCAGACGTTTAACCCAGAGGAACGCCGTGCGACCTATCACAAGGTACAGAAGATTCTAGATGAAGATAAACCTTATATATTCCTCTGGCATGAAGAAAATTTCGCTATTGTTAACAAAAAGGTCAAAGGCTTTGAAATCTATGCTGATGGCCGCTTCAACGCCCTAACTAAAGCTAGCAAGCAATAA
- a CDS encoding ABC transporter permease, with protein sequence MLAYSIKRILSLIPVTLGVVIIISVMTHLVPGDPVDAILGDYATQEDKDALRSKLGLDQPIPQQISGYIGKLLQGDLGTSHIYSRPVADMITERLPATVELALSSLLVALLIAIPAGTISAMRKGTLTDLTAMSFAIAGVAMPNFWLGPLLVLLFSVELGWLPVSEKSDWSSYILPSLTMGTALAAALSRITRNSLLDTLGEDFVRTARAKGCSNKQTLVNHVFRNASLPLVTVVGLQFGVLLTGAVITEKIFDWPGVGSLLLEGIQTRDYPIIQGCVLIFSSSYLFVNFATDILYGLVDPRISLRK encoded by the coding sequence ATGCTCGCCTACTCAATAAAACGAATCTTGAGCCTAATTCCGGTCACTCTCGGAGTTGTTATAATCATTTCCGTGATGACCCACCTCGTGCCCGGTGATCCCGTGGACGCGATTCTTGGTGACTATGCGACCCAAGAGGATAAAGATGCTCTCAGATCCAAACTCGGCTTGGATCAACCCATCCCACAACAGATTAGTGGCTATATCGGGAAGCTGCTTCAGGGTGATCTAGGCACCAGTCACATCTATAGCAGGCCAGTTGCTGACATGATCACTGAACGACTGCCAGCCACAGTTGAACTAGCTCTCAGCTCGCTCCTAGTCGCTCTCTTAATTGCTATACCGGCTGGAACCATCAGTGCCATGCGTAAAGGCACCCTTACAGACCTAACGGCCATGAGCTTTGCTATCGCCGGGGTAGCAATGCCAAACTTTTGGCTCGGACCTTTGCTCGTCTTGCTTTTTTCAGTAGAGCTTGGCTGGCTCCCCGTATCCGAGAAAAGCGATTGGAGCAGCTATATTCTACCTTCCCTAACTATGGGAACCGCCCTGGCGGCGGCTTTGAGTCGCATCACTCGAAATTCATTACTCGATACTCTAGGAGAGGATTTTGTAAGAACCGCAAGGGCCAAAGGTTGCAGCAACAAGCAAACCCTAGTGAACCATGTCTTCCGCAATGCTTCACTCCCTCTCGTCACCGTTGTTGGTTTGCAATTTGGCGTGTTATTAACTGGCGCTGTAATCACTGAAAAAATATTCGATTGGCCGGGTGTCGGCAGCCTACTTTTGGAGGGCATTCAAACAAGGGACTACCCCATCATCCAGGGTTGTGTATTGATTTTCTCTAGCTCTTATCTTTTTGTTAACTTTGCAACTGATATTCTTTACGGCCTTGTCGATCCTAGAATATCTCTAAGAAAGTAG
- a CDS encoding ABC transporter permease: protein MSEPSPQKQRWGILFGNPRFLLGISFVILTLVMALLAPYISPYEIDDGDFTNRLCAPSGDHWLGCDVNGADILTIMLWGARTSLYVGFLTVALSVFVGVGVGLVSGYYGGAIDGILMRIVDIFMAFPGILLAMCLTALLGPSLNTVIFAISATGWTSAARLVRGQVLSIREREFVLASQAFGAQATRLMLKHILPHTLTPLIVHGTFSLSGVIIVEAGLSYLGLGAQDSTLTWGALLGQSSEIELSQGLHLTLIPGAAIFMLVMSLNFIGDALRDVLDPKSLRELN from the coding sequence ATGTCGGAACCTTCTCCTCAAAAGCAGCGTTGGGGCATCCTGTTTGGGAATCCTCGTTTTTTGCTAGGCATTTCCTTCGTGATTCTGACTCTAGTTATGGCACTTCTGGCCCCCTACATTAGCCCCTACGAAATCGATGATGGCGATTTCACCAATCGATTGTGCGCTCCTAGTGGGGATCATTGGTTAGGCTGTGATGTCAATGGCGCTGATATACTCACCATCATGCTATGGGGGGCTAGAACTTCGCTTTACGTGGGATTCTTAACCGTAGCCCTGTCTGTATTTGTCGGTGTAGGAGTTGGCCTGGTGAGCGGCTACTACGGGGGGGCTATCGATGGCATTCTCATGAGAATCGTTGATATATTTATGGCTTTCCCAGGCATCCTACTTGCTATGTGCCTGACCGCACTGCTAGGGCCCAGCTTAAATACGGTAATCTTTGCTATTTCTGCAACCGGTTGGACGAGCGCTGCAAGGCTTGTTCGCGGCCAAGTACTCTCCATTCGCGAACGAGAATTTGTGCTCGCCAGCCAAGCTTTTGGTGCACAAGCAACACGGTTAATGCTCAAGCATATTCTACCCCATACACTAACTCCCCTGATCGTTCATGGAACGTTCTCCCTATCAGGCGTGATTATCGTTGAGGCTGGACTCAGTTATCTTGGCCTCGGAGCCCAAGACTCGACCCTTACCTGGGGTGCCTTGCTTGGCCAAAGTAGCGAGATCGAGCTGAGCCAAGGCCTCCATTTAACTTTGATTCCCGGAGCCGCGATTTTCATGCTCGTGATGTCTCTCAACTTTATCGGCGATGCTCTGCGAGATGTTTTGGACCCCAAGTCTTTGCGAGAACTCAACTGA
- a CDS encoding response regulator produces MNGKILVVDDSMTARKLVVDCLVEQGCDVIEAVDGKDGLAKIQENTDINLIFSDINMPWLSGLEMVSEIKKLPNLAQIPICMLTTESGTESVAEAKKLGVDAFLVKPVQKEQLIMVLEGYLKAAG; encoded by the coding sequence ATGAACGGTAAAATCCTTGTGGTCGACGATTCTATGACTGCTCGCAAACTTGTTGTCGACTGCCTTGTCGAGCAAGGCTGTGACGTGATTGAGGCCGTTGATGGCAAAGACGGCTTGGCCAAAATTCAGGAAAATACAGATATTAATCTAATTTTTAGTGATATCAACATGCCTTGGCTATCAGGGCTAGAGATGGTGTCAGAAATCAAGAAGCTGCCTAATCTCGCTCAAATTCCCATCTGCATGCTGACTACCGAAAGTGGTACTGAGTCTGTTGCAGAGGCGAAGAAACTTGGTGTCGATGCTTTTCTAGTGAAGCCTGTTCAAAAAGAACAGCTCATCATGGTCTTAGAAGGTTACCTTAAGGCTGCTGGTTAG